From the genome of Sphingopyxis sp. DBS4:
GATGTTCCAGACGCCGAACCAGAGCTGCGTCTTCACCGGCAGGCTCAGAAAGAGATAGAAGCAGCCGAGCACTGCGATGATGCCGACCACCCACGGCATCGGCGCGCGAAAGGTGCGCGGCGCTTGCGGAGCGCGACGGCGCATGATCAGCATGCACACCGACACCGCCGTGAAAGCGGCGAGCGTCCCGGCATTGGCGAGCGCCGCGAGTTCGTCGAGCGGAATGAAGCCCGCGAGGATCGCGACGACGATCGCGGTGAAGATGGTGATGCGCACCGGGGTTCCGCGCGCCGACACTTTGGCAAGGCTCGCCGGGAGCAGCCCGTCGCGCGCCATGGTGAAGAAGATGCGGCTCTGCCCGAAGAAGAAGGCGAGGATGACGGTCGGCAGCGCGACGACCGCCGAAATGCCGAGATACTGCGCAGCGCGCGCCTGTCCCAGTTCACGCAGGATCAGCGCCAGCGGCTCGGGACTGTTCGCAAAGCGGCTGTAGGCGATGGCGCCGACCGCCGCGACCGCGACCGCGACATAGATGATGACGCAAGCGACCATCGACCCGACGATCCCGATCTTGAGGTCGCGGTCGGGATTCTTCGTTTCTTCGGCCGCGGTCGCGATCGCATCGAAGCCATAGAAAGCGAAGAAGATGATCGCCGCCGCCGCCATCACCCCGCGCTCGACGCCGTCGGCGCCCATATGCTTGGCAAAGCCATAGGGGCTGAAGGGCTCCAGATTGGCGGCATCGAAGGCGGGAAGCGCCACCGCGACGAACACGACCAGCGCGGCGATCTTCACCAGCACCAGGATCGCGTTCACCGTCGCGCTTTCGCGGGTGCCGAACAGCAGCATCCCCGCGACGACGGCGATGATCGCGATCGCCGGCAAATTGACGATGCCGCCAAGCTCCGGTCCCTGCATCAGCGCCATCGGCACGTCGGCCCAGGCGTGGAGCAACGGCGCGGCATAGCCCGACCAGCCGA
Proteins encoded in this window:
- a CDS encoding amino acid permease, which translates into the protein MSDSLLRRKAIVPDQPHGAGLARTLSWPHLVALGVGAIVGTGILTLIGVGADKAGPAVILSFAIAGLICACAALAYAEMATMIPASGSAYTYSYVVIGELIAWVVGWSLILEYSLVVSAVAVGWSGYAAPLLHAWADVPMALMQGPELGGIVNLPAIAIIAVVAGMLLFGTRESATVNAILVLVKIAALVVFVAVALPAFDAANLEPFSPYGFAKHMGADGVERGVMAAAAIIFFAFYGFDAIATAAEETKNPDRDLKIGIVGSMVACVIIYVAVAVAAVGAIAYSRFANSPEPLALILRELGQARAAQYLGISAVVALPTVILAFFFGQSRIFFTMARDGLLPASLAKVSARGTPVRITIFTAIVVAILAGFIPLDELAALANAGTLAAFTAVSVCMLIMRRRAPQAPRTFRAPMPWVVGIIAVLGCFYLFLSLPVKTQLWFGVWNIAGLAVYFLYARRNAIVA